In Urechidicola croceus, a single window of DNA contains:
- a CDS encoding RDD family protein, whose amino-acid sequence MVEIQINTTQNVNINFTAASVGERILAYLIDLIIKIAYSIVTYQIVFNFFKIEELTSNMDYWSQISIYVAFYLPVIFYTLIFETLLDGQTPGKRILQIKVVKIDGYQASLADYIIRWFFRIVDLNIMSGLVALISIITTNKNQRLGDMTAGTSVISLKNNINISHTILEDLKDDYKPTYPSVIKLSDNDARIIKDTYTAAKHSKDYETLIKLREKIMEVAHIKERKENNDIDFISTVMKDYNYYTQGM is encoded by the coding sequence ATGGTTGAGATACAAATAAATACTACACAAAATGTAAATATAAATTTCACTGCAGCAAGTGTTGGAGAGCGCATTCTTGCATATCTTATTGACCTTATCATTAAGATAGCATATAGTATCGTAACCTATCAAATTGTATTTAATTTTTTTAAGATTGAAGAACTAACTAGTAATATGGATTATTGGTCTCAAATATCCATTTATGTCGCGTTTTACTTACCTGTAATTTTTTACACATTGATTTTTGAAACTTTACTTGATGGACAAACCCCAGGGAAAAGAATTTTACAAATTAAAGTTGTGAAAATTGATGGATATCAGGCTTCACTTGCCGATTATATTATTCGCTGGTTTTTTAGAATTGTTGACTTGAACATAATGAGTGGATTGGTTGCTTTAATTTCAATAATTACAACTAATAAAAATCAAAGATTGGGAGATATGACTGCAGGCACATCTGTAATTTCATTAAAAAACAACATCAATATAAGTCATACAATATTAGAAGATTTAAAAGATGATTATAAACCTACATACCCTTCAGTTATAAAATTATCTGACAACGACGCTCGGATTATTAAAGATACTTATACTGCTGCCAAGCATTCAAAAGACTATGAAACGTTGATAAAACTTAGAGAAAAGATTATGGAAGTAGCTCATATTAAAGAAAGAAAAGAAAATAACGATATCGACTTTATAAGCACGGTAATGAAAGATTATAATTACTACACACAAGGAATGTAA
- a CDS encoding stage II sporulation protein M has protein sequence MREVAFIKQNKEKWLHFEKAIFGKTLQNPDELASLYIHLVNDLSYAQTYYPKSKIILYLNNLAAKAFQKIYKTKREDTNRFVHFWKTEVPLIVYQYRRYVMYSFIIFGTFVGIGVLSAIYDDSFIRLILGNQYVNMSLENIEAGDPVAVYKSGSNWGSFFGITLNNLYVGIRTFIFGVFGGLGTGYFLLHNGIMLGAFQFLFYKHGVFWESVRGIWIHGAMEIFAIVIEGAAGLILGASILFPKTYSRLTSFKMGVKDGVKILISTFPFTIAAGFLEGYVTRYSNAMPKWLSVSIILITLSLISFYYLIYPFILNKKLNKPHAII, from the coding sequence ATGAGGGAAGTCGCATTTATTAAACAGAATAAAGAAAAGTGGTTGCATTTTGAAAAAGCCATTTTTGGAAAGACTTTACAAAATCCAGATGAACTTGCTTCACTTTATATTCATTTAGTTAATGATTTGTCCTATGCACAAACATATTACCCCAAAAGTAAAATAATTCTTTATTTAAACAACTTAGCAGCAAAAGCATTTCAGAAAATTTATAAAACCAAACGAGAGGACACTAACAGATTTGTTCATTTTTGGAAAACAGAAGTACCATTAATTGTATATCAATATAGGAGATATGTAATGTATTCATTCATAATTTTTGGAACTTTTGTAGGGATAGGAGTATTATCTGCAATTTATGATGATTCCTTTATTCGGTTGATTCTTGGAAACCAATATGTAAATATGAGTTTAGAAAATATTGAGGCCGGAGACCCAGTTGCTGTTTATAAAAGTGGAAGTAATTGGGGAAGTTTTTTCGGTATTACACTTAATAATTTATACGTAGGAATTAGAACTTTTATTTTTGGAGTGTTTGGTGGATTAGGAACAGGATATTTTTTATTACACAATGGAATAATGCTTGGTGCATTTCAATTTCTTTTTTACAAGCATGGCGTTTTTTGGGAAAGCGTTAGAGGAATATGGATTCATGGCGCTATGGAGATTTTTGCTATTGTTATTGAGGGAGCAGCAGGTCTAATACTCGGTGCAAGTATTTTATTCCCTAAAACTTATTCAAGATTGACATCCTTCAAAATGGGAGTTAAAGACGGAGTTAAAATATTAATTAGTACTTTTCCATTTACTATCGCAGCAGGATTTCTTGAAGGCTATGTGACTAGGTATTCTAATGCAATGCCCAAATGGCTTTCAGTAAGTATTATTTTAATTACACTTAGTTTAATATCATTCTATTATTTAATATATCCTTTTATACTAAACAAAAAATTAAACAAACCTCATGCAATTATATAA
- a CDS encoding DUF4350 domain-containing protein, with the protein MNKTLKIYIGLLALLFVGFVIIEFSSTPPVNWSKTYNENHKIPYGTFILRTELQSLFPNSEINDIKTTPYEYFDSFYSWDDSLYSTHGNFIHIRDRTEIDEVSAQELLDFTNHGNTVFFSSNYLPERFLDSLYLDTTNDYNFKGKAELSLANPIFEKDSITILRGLNNIYFSSVDTLNTTVLGYQNFDSIPRVNFIKVAYGSGNILLHLQPVAFTNYSLLKNENKKYAAAALSYLPEDDLFYDSKIKKGQELGGSPLRFILSQPALKWSLYLALASLILFMIFNAKRRQRIVKVINPLENSTVEFTKTIGNLYYETKDHNNIINKKSTYFLENIRRVYMLDTQILDDKFVKNLAKKSGKKIDKTKRVINLIVYLRAKQECTEENLLSLNNAIEEFYA; encoded by the coding sequence GTGAATAAAACATTAAAAATTTATATAGGTCTATTGGCATTATTATTTGTCGGATTTGTAATTATTGAATTCTCTTCAACACCACCAGTAAATTGGTCAAAAACCTATAATGAAAATCATAAAATACCATATGGAACTTTTATTCTTAGAACCGAATTGCAATCATTATTTCCCAACAGTGAAATAAATGATATTAAAACGACACCTTACGAGTATTTTGATAGTTTTTATAGTTGGGATGACAGTCTATATTCCACTCACGGAAATTTCATACATATAAGAGATCGTACTGAAATTGATGAGGTTTCTGCACAAGAATTATTAGACTTTACAAATCATGGAAATACAGTATTTTTTTCTTCAAATTACCTTCCTGAAAGGTTTTTAGATTCATTATACCTTGATACTACAAATGATTATAATTTTAAGGGAAAAGCAGAATTAAGTTTAGCAAATCCAATTTTTGAAAAAGATTCTATAACAATATTAAGAGGACTGAATAATATTTACTTTTCAAGTGTTGATACTTTAAATACAACAGTTTTAGGATATCAAAATTTTGATTCAATACCGAGAGTTAATTTTATAAAAGTTGCCTATGGTTCAGGTAATATATTATTGCATTTACAGCCTGTTGCCTTTACAAATTATTCGTTGTTAAAAAACGAAAATAAAAAATATGCAGCAGCAGCACTTTCCTACTTGCCAGAAGATGATTTATTTTATGATTCCAAAATTAAAAAAGGTCAGGAATTGGGAGGTTCTCCATTGAGATTTATTCTTAGTCAACCCGCATTAAAGTGGTCTTTATATTTAGCCTTGGCGAGCCTTATTTTATTCATGATCTTTAATGCAAAAAGGAGACAGCGAATTGTAAAAGTGATTAATCCTTTAGAAAATTCAACCGTAGAATTTACAAAAACTATTGGCAATTTATATTATGAAACTAAGGATCATAATAATATAATAAATAAAAAAAGCACCTACTTTTTAGAAAATATTAGGCGTGTCTATATGTTAGATACTCAAATACTAGATGATAAATTTGTTAAGAATTTAGCAAAAAAGTCAGGTAAAAAAATTGATAAAACCAAAAGAGTTATTAACCTTATTGTATATTTAAGAGCAAAACAGGAATGCACAGAAGAAAACCTGTTGAGTTTAAATAATGCGATAGAAGAATTTTATGCCTAA
- a CDS encoding AAA family ATPase has product MEHLDDTKNENLEERNGQLSEENIQEETSTVDEGISFKNRIDLSELKEGVSLIKEEIGKVIVGQKGMIDMLVASILANGHSLIEGVPGVAKTVSAKLLAKSLNVGFSRIQFTPDLMPSDILGTSIFDMKTSEFEFKKGPIFSNMILIDEINRAPAKTQAALFEVMEERQITIDGTRYEMDLPFIVLATQNPIEQEGTYRLPEAQLDRFLFKIDVDYPNLEEEIEIINREQALQGKLKTNNVKAYLTGEQVSKFQDLVSQIFIETHLVKYIADIIVNTRNNPFLYLGASPRASIAILKSSKAFAAMNGRDFVTPEDIKQAAIPVLQHRVIVTPEREMEGLTSKQIIKQIIEAVEIPR; this is encoded by the coding sequence ATGGAACATTTGGACGATACAAAAAACGAAAATTTAGAAGAGCGAAATGGACAACTTTCTGAAGAGAATATTCAGGAAGAAACAAGTACAGTTGATGAAGGAATAAGTTTCAAAAACCGAATTGATTTAAGTGAATTAAAAGAAGGAGTATCACTAATAAAAGAAGAAATTGGTAAAGTTATTGTTGGACAAAAAGGAATGATTGATATGCTTGTAGCTTCAATACTGGCAAATGGACATTCACTTATTGAAGGTGTTCCTGGTGTTGCAAAAACAGTATCGGCAAAACTCCTTGCAAAATCATTAAATGTTGGTTTTAGTAGAATTCAATTCACTCCAGACTTAATGCCAAGTGATATTTTAGGAACTTCAATTTTCGACATGAAAACTTCTGAATTTGAATTTAAGAAGGGACCTATTTTTTCAAATATGATTCTTATTGATGAAATAAATCGAGCACCTGCTAAAACTCAAGCGGCACTTTTTGAAGTAATGGAAGAACGTCAAATTACAATTGATGGAACTAGGTATGAAATGGATCTACCATTTATAGTCTTGGCAACTCAAAATCCAATAGAACAAGAGGGAACTTATAGATTGCCAGAAGCGCAATTAGATCGATTTTTATTCAAAATAGATGTAGATTATCCAAATCTAGAAGAGGAAATTGAAATTATTAATCGAGAACAAGCCTTACAAGGAAAGTTAAAGACGAATAATGTTAAGGCATATTTAACTGGTGAACAGGTATCAAAATTTCAAGACTTAGTTAGTCAAATTTTTATAGAAACTCACCTTGTTAAATATATTGCTGATATTATTGTGAATACTCGAAATAATCCTTTCTTATACTTAGGAGCATCACCAAGGGCATCAATTGCAATTTTAAAATCTAGTAAGGCATTTGCTGCAATGAATGGACGAGATTTTGTAACACCTGAAGATATAAAACAAGCTGCAATTCCAGTATTGCAACATAGAGTTATCGTAACTCCAGAACGCGAAATGGAGGGCTTGACAAGTAAACAAATTATCAAGCAAATTATTGAGGCGGTAGAAATACCAAGATAA
- a CDS encoding DUF58 domain-containing protein, giving the protein MKFIKPFYIQNRFFYGCIAIMILFIVGFVFPRLFNIVKLLLLALVAFTFMDILILFWTKKGIHASRILPEKFSNGDQNVVELSIENLYTFPVISRIIDEIPEQFQVRDFKIDKKLKGSAIANLQYELRPTERGEYRFGKLNVFASTALGLVSRRFTFGDNAMVPTYPSFIQLRKYDLLAISNNLNHLGIKKVRRIGHTMEFEQIKDYVLGDDLRTINWKATAKKSQLMVNQFQDEKSQPVYSVIDKGRVMKMPFNGLTLLDYAINASLVMSNVVLKKHDKAGIFAFSKKVENMVVAEKRTSQMNLILETLYNVKTDFFESDFSRLYADVKRNITQRSLILLYTNFETLDGLHRQIPYLKGIAKNHLLVVVFFKNTELNSVINEKAETVQQVYDKVIAEKFSFEKRLIVNELKKYGVYSILTTPENLTIDSINKYLEFKAKGFI; this is encoded by the coding sequence ATGAAATTTATTAAGCCATTTTACATACAAAACAGATTTTTTTATGGATGCATTGCCATTATGATTTTATTTATTGTAGGTTTTGTATTTCCTAGACTTTTCAATATTGTAAAGTTGTTGTTGCTTGCATTAGTGGCTTTTACTTTTATGGATATTTTGATTCTTTTTTGGACAAAAAAAGGAATTCATGCATCAAGAATTTTACCCGAAAAATTTTCAAACGGAGACCAAAATGTTGTTGAGTTATCAATTGAGAATTTATATACGTTTCCTGTAATTTCTAGAATTATTGATGAAATTCCTGAGCAATTTCAAGTTAGAGATTTTAAAATTGACAAAAAATTAAAAGGTTCTGCAATTGCAAATTTACAGTATGAATTAAGACCAACAGAGCGTGGTGAATATCGTTTTGGTAAATTGAATGTTTTTGCATCTACCGCTTTAGGGCTGGTTTCACGGCGATTTACATTTGGCGACAATGCGATGGTACCAACTTACCCTAGTTTTATTCAATTACGTAAATATGATTTATTGGCAATTAGCAATAATTTAAATCATTTAGGGATAAAAAAAGTTCGGAGAATTGGTCATACCATGGAATTTGAACAGATAAAAGATTATGTGCTTGGTGATGATTTAAGAACTATCAATTGGAAAGCAACTGCAAAGAAAAGTCAATTGATGGTCAATCAGTTTCAAGATGAAAAATCACAACCAGTTTATTCTGTGATTGACAAGGGTAGAGTAATGAAAATGCCATTTAATGGATTGACACTTTTAGATTATGCTATAAATGCTTCGTTAGTAATGTCTAATGTTGTTCTTAAAAAGCATGATAAAGCAGGAATTTTCGCTTTTTCAAAAAAAGTAGAGAATATGGTTGTTGCTGAAAAAAGAACATCACAGATGAATCTGATATTAGAAACTTTATATAACGTTAAAACAGATTTTTTTGAAAGTGACTTTAGTCGATTGTATGCGGATGTTAAGAGAAATATTACTCAACGAAGTCTTATTTTATTGTATACAAATTTTGAAACTTTAGATGGTTTACATCGTCAAATACCTTATTTAAAAGGAATCGCTAAAAATCATTTATTGGTTGTAGTCTTTTTTAAAAATACAGAGTTAAATAGTGTTATAAATGAAAAAGCAGAAACAGTTCAGCAGGTATATGATAAAGTAATTGCTGAAAAATTTTCTTTTGAGAAAAGGTTGATTGTAAATGAATTGAAAAAGTACGGTGTATATTCTATTTTAACAACACCAGAGAATTTAACGATTGATTCTATTAATAAATATTTAGAGTTTAAAGCAAAAGGCTTTATTTAA